One region of Skermanella mucosa genomic DNA includes:
- a CDS encoding cytochrome-c peroxidase produces the protein MSKRVAFSLVAAIVLAPAVGAAPAGAAEPIQPIEPAKVTSPAMVELGKKLFFDPRLSKSGFISCNSCHNLSMGGTDNLKTSIGHNWQQGPINAPTVLNSSLNVAQFWDGRALTLQDQAGGPIANPGEMASTHALAISVLQSIPAYVEEFKAVFGTGTVTIAEVTKAIATFEETLVTPNSRFDKWLKGDKTALTNAELEGYELFTDSGCTACHNGSAAGGNTFQKMGVVEPYQSTSPAEGRVAVTKEEADRFNFKVPTLRNVELTYPYFHDGEAATLTQAVDTMGRIQLGRKFTEVENAKIVAFLKTLTGDQPDFKLPILPPSTDKTPRPEPFN, from the coding sequence ATGTCGAAGCGTGTCGCGTTCTCGTTGGTCGCCGCCATCGTCCTGGCGCCGGCCGTCGGCGCCGCGCCGGCGGGCGCCGCCGAGCCGATCCAGCCGATCGAGCCGGCGAAGGTCACGTCTCCCGCCATGGTCGAACTCGGCAAGAAGCTCTTCTTCGATCCCCGCCTGTCCAAGTCGGGTTTCATCTCGTGCAACTCCTGCCACAACCTGTCGATGGGCGGCACCGACAACCTCAAGACCTCGATCGGCCACAACTGGCAGCAGGGGCCGATCAACGCGCCGACGGTGCTGAACTCCAGCCTGAACGTGGCGCAGTTCTGGGACGGCCGCGCGCTGACCCTTCAGGATCAGGCCGGCGGCCCGATCGCCAATCCCGGTGAAATGGCCTCCACCCACGCGCTGGCCATCTCCGTCCTCCAGTCGATCCCCGCCTACGTCGAGGAGTTCAAGGCCGTGTTCGGCACCGGGACGGTGACCATCGCCGAGGTCACCAAGGCCATCGCCACCTTCGAGGAAACCCTCGTCACCCCGAACTCCCGCTTCGACAAGTGGCTGAAGGGCGACAAGACGGCGCTGACCAACGCCGAGCTGGAAGGCTACGAACTGTTCACGGACTCGGGCTGCACGGCCTGTCACAACGGTTCGGCGGCCGGCGGCAACACCTTCCAGAAGATGGGCGTGGTCGAGCCCTATCAATCGACGAGCCCGGCCGAGGGTCGGGTCGCCGTGACCAAGGAGGAGGCGGACCGCTTCAACTTCAAGGTCCCGACCCTGCGCAACGTCGAGTTGACCTACCCGTACTTCCACGACGGCGAGGCCGCGACGCTCACCCAGGCGGTGGACACCATGGGCCGCATCCAGCTCGGCCGGAAGTTCACCGAGGTCGAGAATGCCAAGATCGTGGCTTTCCTGAAGACCCTGACGGGTGATCAGCCGGACTTCAAGCTGCCGATCCTGCCCCCCTCGACGGACAAGACCCCGCGGCCCGAGCCGTTCAACTGA
- a CDS encoding calcium-binding protein, with protein MALIQGTSNSETLYGTTGADSLYGQGGNDSLYGRSGDDQIRGGAGDDRLLGESGNDTLYGEDGNDTLHGGTGVSHLHGGAGNDRLIYDPSAANIATIRTSLAASQLNGDSGTDTLAVINRTTYTSGTAAQPVEAPSQTYVYIDAKGSGRILFTKPDSQWDESSITVGNFKGIEKLTVSGAGGLSFAGGFHESTGIDITGTAAADTFRSAYGSDTMRGGAGDDVFHIGGGGNDRVYSNADDADSFHLNFFDPGSHVITGFNGAGAEGGDRLFIDADASLRTSVSISENAGKTTMTLTNQDWGTVSTCVIDKVGLVEGIDYFYV; from the coding sequence ATGGCGCTCATCCAGGGTACAAGTAACTCCGAGACACTGTACGGAACCACCGGTGCCGACAGCTTGTACGGCCAGGGCGGGAACGACAGCCTTTACGGCCGCTCCGGCGATGATCAGATCCGGGGCGGGGCCGGGGACGACAGATTACTTGGGGAGTCCGGGAACGACACTTTGTACGGGGAGGACGGAAACGACACCCTCCACGGCGGCACCGGGGTCTCCCATCTCCATGGCGGCGCCGGCAACGACCGGCTCATATACGATCCGAGCGCGGCGAACATCGCGACGATCCGGACCTCCCTCGCGGCCAGCCAGCTCAACGGCGACTCCGGCACCGACACCCTGGCCGTGATCAACCGGACGACCTACACCTCCGGAACGGCGGCCCAACCGGTCGAGGCGCCGTCACAGACCTATGTCTATATCGACGCCAAGGGCTCCGGCCGGATCCTGTTCACCAAGCCCGACTCGCAGTGGGACGAGTCCAGCATCACGGTCGGCAACTTCAAGGGCATCGAGAAGCTCACGGTGAGCGGCGCCGGCGGCCTCAGCTTCGCCGGCGGCTTCCACGAGAGCACGGGCATCGACATCACCGGCACGGCCGCAGCGGACACTTTCCGGAGCGCCTACGGGTCCGACACCATGCGGGGCGGCGCCGGCGACGACGTCTTCCACATCGGCGGCGGCGGCAACGACCGGGTCTACTCGAACGCCGACGACGCGGACAGCTTCCACCTGAACTTCTTCGACCCGGGCTCCCACGTCATCACCGGGTTCAATGGCGCCGGCGCCGAGGGCGGCGACCGCCTCTTCATCGACGCGGACGCCTCCCTCAGGACGTCGGTGTCCATCAGCGAGAATGCGGGAAAGACGACGATGACGCTGACCAACCAGGACTGGGGCACGGTCAGCACTTGCGTGATCGACAAGGTCGGCTTGGTCGAAGGGATCGACTACTTCTACGTCTGA
- a CDS encoding Uma2 family endonuclease, translating to MEQPNRRYMTREGFRRWLEEQAGGTRYERVAGEPIAMAPERIIHARLKARVWQALDRALSGQDAGCEALPDGITVEVDDDTDYEPDAVVNCGPRLPDDAVAASNPVIVVEVPSPGPSGVDTGGKLADYFRVPSIRHYLIVHTNRKAVIHHQRAADGSILTRIVSSGRIDLEPPGISIGLEEVYGD from the coding sequence ATGGAACAGCCGAACCGCCGATACATGACCCGCGAAGGTTTCCGGCGGTGGCTGGAGGAGCAAGCCGGCGGCACGCGCTACGAGCGGGTGGCGGGCGAACCGATCGCCATGGCTCCGGAGCGGATCATCCATGCCCGCCTGAAAGCCCGGGTCTGGCAGGCGCTCGACCGGGCGCTTTCCGGCCAGGATGCGGGGTGCGAAGCCTTGCCCGACGGCATCACGGTGGAAGTGGATGACGATACGGACTATGAACCGGACGCCGTGGTCAACTGCGGTCCCAGGCTGCCTGACGACGCCGTCGCCGCAAGCAATCCCGTGATCGTCGTGGAAGTGCCGTCGCCCGGACCAAGCGGGGTGGATACCGGCGGCAAGCTCGCCGATTACTTCCGCGTGCCGAGCATCCGGCACTACCTGATCGTCCACACGAACCGGAAGGCGGTGATCCACCATCAGCGGGCGGCGGACGGCAGCATCCTGACCAGGATCGTCTCCAGCGGGCGGATCGACCTCGAACCTCCCGGC
- a CDS encoding NapC/NirT family cytochrome c yields MDRQRFGVSGIIAAAAVGGIVAGVIGWGGFNTVMEATNSMEFCISCHEMRDTVYTEYTQTIHYRNGSGVRAVCADCHVPRDWTHKVARKLAATNEIYHWLAGSIDTREKFEARRHELARHEWDRMRASDSRECRNCHSFEAMDPHRQSAKAAKAMGEAAMGNAAKTAKTCIDCHKGIAHAFPDVTAGHRRTFAELSAEAAALALKPGQKAYALTTLPLRVERPEADAPADGELAAATPVRVLAVADGLVQVEVLGWRRGNAAETLYAEAGRRITLARLGNAASAGAEALRTVTDPDTGRDWTEVRLAVWTRADGYVPALGSLWTQAARVYDANCTLCHAAYPPSAYTANDWIGNINAMRRLTKLDDEEIRLLQTYLQLHAKDMAAPPR; encoded by the coding sequence ATGGATCGGCAGCGCTTTGGCGTCTCGGGGATCATCGCCGCCGCGGCGGTCGGAGGGATCGTCGCCGGCGTCATCGGCTGGGGCGGCTTCAACACCGTGATGGAAGCCACCAACAGCATGGAGTTCTGCATTTCGTGCCACGAGATGCGCGACACCGTCTATACCGAATACACGCAGACCATCCACTACCGGAACGGCTCGGGCGTGCGCGCGGTATGCGCCGATTGCCACGTACCGCGCGACTGGACGCACAAGGTGGCCCGGAAGCTGGCGGCCACCAACGAGATCTACCATTGGCTGGCGGGCTCCATCGACACCCGGGAGAAGTTCGAGGCCAGGCGCCACGAGCTGGCCCGCCATGAATGGGACCGGATGCGGGCGTCCGACAGCCGCGAATGCCGCAACTGCCACTCGTTCGAGGCGATGGACCCGCACCGCCAATCCGCCAAGGCCGCCAAGGCCATGGGCGAGGCGGCCATGGGCAACGCGGCCAAGACCGCCAAGACCTGCATCGACTGCCACAAAGGCATCGCCCATGCCTTTCCCGACGTGACCGCAGGCCACCGGCGTACTTTCGCGGAGCTTTCGGCCGAAGCGGCGGCGCTGGCGCTGAAGCCGGGCCAGAAAGCTTATGCGCTGACCACCCTTCCGCTTCGGGTCGAGCGCCCGGAAGCGGACGCGCCGGCAGACGGCGAGCTCGCCGCCGCGACCCCGGTCCGGGTGCTGGCGGTGGCCGATGGGCTGGTGCAAGTCGAGGTCCTCGGATGGCGGCGCGGGAATGCCGCCGAAACGCTCTACGCGGAGGCCGGCAGGCGCATCACGCTCGCCAGGCTGGGGAATGCCGCCTCCGCCGGTGCCGAGGCGCTACGCACCGTGACCGACCCGGACACGGGCCGGGACTGGACCGAGGTACGCCTTGCCGTCTGGACTCGGGCCGATGGCTACGTTCCCGCGCTCGGGTCCCTTTGGACGCAGGCCGCCCGAGTCTATGACGCGAACTGCACGCTCTGCCATGCAGCCTATCCGCCGAGCGCCTACACCGCGAACGACTGGATCGGCAACATCAACGCCATGAGACGCCTGACCAAGCTCGATGACGAGGAGATCCGCCTCCTGCAAACCTACCTGCAACTCCACGCCAAGGACATGGCCGCGCCGCCGCGATGA
- a CDS encoding methyl-accepting chemotaxis protein encodes MASLSFSSGRSIGSRLTVLIVIMVVGAAAIAGFGLRELRLTLLGDRQDKTRNLVEIAHGIVEHYGSMAERGEIGPDAARDGAKAALRRLRYDGKEYFWINDMTPRMVMHPFRPDLEGQDLSASKDPAGKLLFVEFVRTVEARGAGFVDYLWPQPGGTHPVPKLSYVKAYQPWGWVIGSGIYIDDVDAIFGRQAAITASIAAVIFTLAVVLALRIVRGIVRPIRGLRQAMADLSDGHLDVTVPGTDARDELGDMARTLDVLKEVAVAAVRSGSGLDQVGSCIMMVDGAGTVFYANQAVAALFGACAGEIRRTVPGFDPARLAGLPIDGFGSPAAAPGTGLHAALLAGGEAGLDLGGRTFLLIAHPVAGRHGEPLGTVVEWRDRTEERRIEAEISGMVATAVRGDLSARIALDGKAGFFLTVSEGINRLADTVAVVSEELAEVLGHLARGDLTRRIESDYDGVFLRLKNDFNSTADTLSDVVGRIETAASTIASAAGQVSAGSRDLAGRTEQQVSSLRRTATTMDGLTATVHANVETSVRVEEAAVAAHGAAGRGAGVAEDAVAAMRRIEESSSRIGDIVSMIDEIAFQTNLLALNAAVEAARAGDAGRGFAVVASEVRTLAQRSAAASKEIKQLIQASGTEVHDGVVLVRAAGTALTDITASVGRVADLMGRISRATAEQAKGLDEVNGAITAMDSMAQQNAALVEESSAAAESLESQARELTSLINFFELDADAAAPDRQAPRRTASG; translated from the coding sequence ATGGCCTCGCTCTCCTTTTCCTCCGGCAGGTCGATCGGTTCAAGACTGACCGTTCTGATTGTCATCATGGTGGTCGGCGCCGCCGCCATCGCCGGCTTCGGCCTTCGGGAGCTCAGGCTCACGCTGCTCGGCGACCGCCAGGACAAGACCCGGAACCTGGTCGAGATCGCCCACGGCATCGTCGAGCATTACGGCAGCATGGCCGAGCGGGGCGAGATCGGGCCGGACGCCGCCCGGGACGGGGCCAAGGCGGCGCTGCGCCGGCTGCGCTACGACGGGAAGGAGTATTTCTGGATCAACGACATGACCCCCAGGATGGTCATGCATCCGTTCCGCCCGGACCTGGAGGGCCAGGACCTGTCGGCCAGCAAGGATCCCGCCGGCAAGCTCCTGTTCGTCGAGTTCGTCCGGACGGTGGAGGCGCGGGGCGCCGGCTTCGTCGATTACCTGTGGCCGCAGCCGGGCGGCACCCATCCGGTGCCCAAGCTGTCCTACGTCAAGGCCTACCAGCCCTGGGGCTGGGTGATCGGTTCCGGCATCTACATCGACGATGTCGACGCCATCTTCGGCCGGCAGGCGGCGATCACCGCGTCCATCGCGGCGGTGATCTTCACGCTGGCGGTGGTGCTGGCGCTGCGCATCGTGCGCGGCATCGTGCGACCGATCCGGGGCCTCCGGCAGGCCATGGCCGACCTGTCCGACGGCCACCTGGACGTCACCGTGCCCGGCACCGATGCCCGCGACGAGCTGGGCGACATGGCCCGCACCTTGGACGTCCTGAAGGAGGTCGCGGTCGCGGCGGTGCGCTCCGGCAGCGGCCTGGACCAGGTCGGCTCCTGCATCATGATGGTCGACGGCGCCGGCACGGTGTTCTACGCCAACCAGGCCGTCGCGGCGCTGTTCGGCGCCTGCGCCGGGGAGATCCGCCGGACGGTCCCCGGGTTCGACCCGGCCCGGCTCGCCGGCCTGCCGATCGACGGCTTCGGAAGCCCCGCCGCGGCGCCGGGGACCGGCCTTCACGCCGCCCTGCTGGCCGGCGGAGAGGCCGGCCTGGACCTGGGCGGCCGGACCTTCCTGCTGATCGCCCATCCGGTCGCGGGGCGCCACGGCGAACCGCTGGGCACCGTGGTCGAGTGGCGCGACCGGACCGAGGAGCGCCGGATCGAGGCGGAGATCAGCGGCATGGTGGCGACCGCCGTGCGCGGCGACCTGTCGGCCCGCATCGCGCTGGACGGCAAGGCCGGCTTCTTCCTGACCGTCAGCGAAGGGATCAACCGGCTGGCCGACACCGTCGCCGTCGTGTCGGAGGAGCTGGCCGAGGTGCTCGGCCACCTCGCCCGGGGCGACCTGACCCGGCGCATCGAGTCGGACTATGACGGCGTGTTCCTGCGCCTCAAGAACGATTTCAACAGCACGGCCGACACGCTGTCCGACGTGGTCGGCCGGATCGAGACGGCGGCTTCGACCATCGCGTCGGCCGCGGGCCAGGTCTCGGCCGGAAGCCGCGACCTCGCGGGGCGGACCGAGCAGCAGGTCTCCAGCCTGCGCCGCACCGCCACCACCATGGACGGGCTGACCGCGACCGTGCATGCCAACGTCGAAACCTCCGTCCGGGTGGAGGAGGCGGCGGTCGCCGCCCACGGCGCCGCCGGGCGGGGCGCCGGGGTCGCGGAGGACGCCGTCGCCGCGATGCGGCGGATCGAGGAGTCATCGTCCCGGATCGGCGACATCGTCAGCATGATCGACGAGATCGCCTTCCAGACCAACCTGCTGGCGCTGAACGCCGCGGTCGAGGCGGCCAGGGCCGGCGACGCCGGCCGCGGCTTCGCCGTGGTCGCGAGCGAGGTCCGCACCCTGGCCCAGCGCTCCGCCGCCGCGTCGAAGGAGATCAAGCAGCTGATCCAGGCCAGCGGCACCGAGGTCCATGACGGCGTCGTGCTGGTCCGGGCGGCCGGGACGGCGCTGACCGACATCACCGCGTCGGTCGGCCGCGTCGCCGATCTGATGGGCCGGATCTCCCGCGCGACGGCCGAGCAGGCGAAGGGCCTGGACGAGGTCAACGGCGCCATCACCGCCATGGACTCCATGGCCCAGCAGAACGCGGCCCTGGTCGAGGAAAGCTCCGCCGCCGCCGAGTCGCTGGAATCCCAGGCCCGCGAGCTGACCAGCCTGATCAACTTCTTCGAGCTGGACGCCGACGCCGCGGCGCCGGACCGGCAGGCGCCCCGCCGGACCGCCTCGGGCTAA
- a CDS encoding ethanolamine ammonia-lyase subunit EutB, protein MAYHHDIGGTRHSFADLKDLLAKASPARSGDHLAGLAADSAEQRVAARLALADLPLKAFLTEAVVPYEQDEVTRLIADTHDAGAFAPVASLTVGGFRDWLLSDAADTPALKALAPGITPEMAAAVSKLMRNQDLIAVARRIRVVTGFRTTIGLPGRLSVRIQPNHPSDDAKGIAASMLDGLLYGCGDAVVGINPASDNIPTTLRLLEMLEEFRIRYDVPMQSCILAHVTNTLEAIHRGAPVDLTFQSVAGTQAANESFGISLDLLAEAHAATLALNRGTVGDNVMYFETGQGSALSADAHHGVDQQTVECRAYAVARRFSPLLVNTVVGFIGPEYLYDGKQILRAGLEDHFCGKLLGLPMGVDVCYTNHAEADQDDMDSLLTLLGVAGVNFVMGVPGADDIMLNYQSTSYHDALYVRSALGLRPAPEFEDWLRRMAILDRGGRIRPALAGEAGAAALLGYAEAAHHG, encoded by the coding sequence ATGGCGTATCACCACGACATCGGCGGCACCCGCCATTCCTTCGCGGACCTGAAGGACCTGCTGGCGAAGGCCTCGCCGGCGCGCTCGGGCGACCATCTCGCCGGGCTGGCCGCCGACAGCGCGGAGCAGCGGGTCGCCGCCCGCCTCGCCCTCGCCGACCTGCCGCTCAAGGCGTTCCTGACCGAAGCGGTCGTCCCCTACGAGCAGGACGAGGTCACGCGGCTGATCGCCGACACCCACGACGCCGGGGCCTTCGCGCCGGTGGCCTCCCTCACGGTCGGGGGGTTCCGCGACTGGCTGCTGTCCGATGCCGCCGACACGCCCGCCCTGAAGGCGCTGGCGCCCGGCATCACGCCGGAGATGGCGGCGGCCGTCTCCAAGCTGATGCGCAACCAGGACCTGATCGCGGTCGCCCGCCGCATCCGGGTCGTCACCGGCTTCCGCACCACGATCGGGCTGCCCGGCCGGCTCTCGGTCCGCATCCAGCCGAACCACCCCTCCGACGACGCCAAAGGCATCGCCGCCTCCATGCTGGACGGCCTGCTGTACGGCTGCGGCGACGCCGTGGTCGGGATCAACCCGGCGAGCGACAATATCCCGACGACCCTGCGGCTGCTGGAGATGCTGGAAGAGTTCCGCATCCGCTACGACGTGCCCATGCAGTCCTGCATCCTGGCCCACGTCACCAACACGCTGGAGGCGATCCACCGGGGCGCGCCGGTGGACCTGACCTTCCAGTCCGTCGCCGGCACCCAGGCCGCCAACGAGAGCTTCGGCATCTCCCTCGACCTGCTGGCCGAGGCGCACGCCGCGACCCTGGCGCTGAACCGCGGCACGGTCGGCGACAACGTGATGTATTTCGAGACCGGCCAGGGCAGCGCGCTGTCGGCCGACGCCCACCACGGCGTCGACCAGCAGACCGTCGAGTGCCGGGCCTACGCGGTCGCCCGCCGGTTCAGTCCCCTGCTGGTCAACACCGTGGTCGGTTTCATCGGCCCGGAATACCTGTACGACGGCAAGCAGATCCTGCGCGCCGGGCTGGAGGACCATTTCTGCGGCAAGCTGCTGGGGCTGCCCATGGGAGTGGACGTCTGCTACACCAACCATGCCGAGGCCGACCAGGACGACATGGACAGTCTGCTGACCCTGCTGGGCGTCGCCGGAGTCAACTTCGTGATGGGCGTGCCGGGCGCCGACGACATCATGCTGAACTACCAGAGCACCTCCTACCACGACGCGCTCTATGTCCGCTCGGCCCTCGGCCTGCGCCCGGCGCCCGAGTTCGAGGACTGGCTGCGCCGCATGGCGATCCTGGACCGGGGCGGCCGGATCCGCCCCGCGCTGGCCGGAGAGGCCGGAGCCGCCGCCCTGCTCGGCTACGCTGAGGCGGCGCACCATGGCTGA
- a CDS encoding ATP-binding protein, whose product MAPRASRLIRSEHVLVSTPSPHDILIQLAQHTGLFALLALVFSQIIHASRLHRSRWRPVLLGSTFGAFAILCMMIPVTIGGGLIVDGRIVMTALSGMLGGPVAAAIAGIAAAAFRTWIGGPTAAAACAVILVSVLAGTAVWWLAARRGRRARFRDLLLLAGLVAVVGQAPILMLPSPEMAWTYLTLAALPLAASTAGGIVVLGGLLLIELRRLVEEDKLRLLAAHATDIISRSDQAGRYLYVSPACREILGFDAEELVGNSFDSVVHPDDLPSVRAVMASLTPQAPRQIFTCRVRRKQGGHVWVEVTLRLVPATSSDTLWNGPAEIVSVARDISKRKAVEAQLAAAKAQAEAASRAKSGFLANMSHELRTPLNAIIGFAELIRTETMGPVGNRTYCDYAKDIHDSGHHLLSLINDVLDLSKIEADRLVLDEETVDLNAVVATCIRMSRTQATRGGVTLDARVDPEAALVRGEQRRLVQVLLNLVSNAIKYTKPGGSVRIATRMRPDGCLDLTVSDTGCGIDERDLATVMQPFGQIDNPYNRTSHGTGLGLPLARRLVEMHDGRLALESRVGVGTTATVTLPALRVIEAVA is encoded by the coding sequence ATGGCGCCCCGGGCATCCCGCCTCATCCGCAGCGAGCACGTGCTGGTCTCCACCCCCTCCCCGCATGACATCCTGATCCAGCTGGCGCAGCATACCGGGCTGTTCGCGCTTCTGGCGCTCGTCTTCTCGCAGATCATCCATGCCTCCCGGCTGCACCGGAGCCGGTGGCGGCCGGTCCTCCTGGGAAGTACCTTCGGCGCCTTCGCGATCCTCTGCATGATGATCCCGGTGACCATCGGCGGGGGCCTGATCGTGGACGGCCGGATCGTCATGACGGCACTGTCCGGGATGCTCGGCGGACCGGTCGCGGCGGCGATCGCGGGGATTGCCGCCGCGGCGTTCCGGACCTGGATCGGCGGGCCGACCGCCGCGGCGGCCTGCGCCGTCATCCTGGTCAGCGTGCTGGCCGGCACCGCGGTCTGGTGGCTGGCCGCCCGGCGCGGCCGGCGCGCCCGGTTCCGCGACCTGCTCCTGCTGGCGGGGCTGGTGGCGGTGGTCGGCCAGGCGCCGATCCTGATGCTTCCCTCGCCCGAGATGGCCTGGACCTATCTCACCCTGGCGGCGCTGCCGCTGGCCGCCTCGACGGCCGGCGGCATCGTGGTGCTGGGCGGGCTTCTGCTGATCGAGCTGCGCCGGCTGGTCGAGGAGGACAAGCTGCGCCTGCTCGCCGCCCACGCCACCGACATCATCTCGCGCTCCGACCAGGCGGGGCGGTACCTCTATGTCTCGCCGGCCTGCCGGGAGATCCTGGGTTTCGACGCCGAGGAGCTGGTCGGCAACTCGTTCGACTCGGTGGTCCATCCCGACGACCTGCCCTCCGTGCGGGCCGTGATGGCGTCGCTGACGCCGCAGGCGCCGCGCCAGATCTTCACCTGCCGGGTCAGGCGGAAGCAGGGCGGCCATGTCTGGGTCGAGGTGACCCTGCGGCTGGTCCCGGCGACCTCGTCCGACACCCTGTGGAACGGCCCGGCCGAGATCGTCAGCGTCGCGCGCGACATCAGCAAGCGCAAGGCGGTGGAGGCCCAGCTGGCCGCCGCCAAGGCCCAGGCCGAGGCGGCGAGCCGCGCCAAGTCCGGCTTCCTCGCCAACATGAGCCACGAGCTGCGGACCCCGCTGAACGCCATCATCGGCTTCGCCGAGCTGATCCGGACGGAGACCATGGGTCCCGTCGGCAACCGGACCTACTGCGACTACGCCAAGGACATCCACGACAGCGGCCATCACCTGCTCAGCCTGATCAACGACGTGCTGGACCTGTCCAAGATCGAGGCCGACCGCCTGGTGCTGGACGAGGAGACGGTCGACCTGAACGCCGTCGTCGCCACCTGCATCCGCATGTCGCGCACCCAGGCGACCCGCGGCGGCGTGACCCTGGACGCCCGCGTCGATCCCGAGGCGGCGCTGGTCCGGGGCGAGCAGCGCCGGCTGGTGCAGGTGCTGCTGAACCTCGTCTCCAACGCGATCAAGTACACCAAGCCGGGCGGCTCGGTCCGGATCGCGACCCGGATGCGGCCCGATGGCTGCCTGGACCTGACCGTGAGCGACACCGGCTGCGGCATCGACGAGCGCGACCTCGCGACGGTGATGCAGCCCTTCGGCCAGATTGACAACCCCTACAACCGGACCAGCCACGGCACCGGCCTCGGGCTGCCCCTGGCCCGCCGGCTGGTCGAGATGCACGACGGCCGGCTGGCGCTGGAAAGCAGGGTCGGCGTCGGCACCACCGCGACGGTGACCCTGCCCGCGCTCCGGGTGATCGAAGCGGTCGCCTGA
- the eutC gene encoding ethanolamine ammonia-lyase subunit EutC: protein MADDIEHSKETPADPWNALRRHTAARIALGRSGDGLPTRHLLDFQLAHARARDAVHLAFDPETLAASLPPGLAAVTVRSRAPDRATYLQHPDLGRRLDPEDLPLLRRGDYDAAFVLADGLSARAVHDHAADLLLATLDRLPGWRVAPVVLARQARVALGDEIAAALGAASVVMLIGERPGLSAADSLGAYLTFGPRPGLQNADRNCISNIRPDGLAIPPAARKLAFLLAEARRLKLSGVGLKDDVPAELLAPPDP, encoded by the coding sequence ATGGCTGACGACATCGAACACTCGAAAGAGACGCCCGCCGATCCCTGGAACGCGCTGCGCCGCCACACCGCCGCGCGGATCGCCCTGGGCCGCAGCGGCGACGGCCTGCCGACGCGCCACCTGCTCGATTTCCAGCTGGCCCACGCGCGGGCGCGCGACGCGGTCCACCTCGCCTTCGACCCGGAAACCCTCGCGGCATCCCTGCCGCCCGGCCTCGCCGCCGTCACGGTGCGCAGCCGGGCACCGGACCGGGCGACCTATCTCCAGCATCCCGACCTGGGCCGCCGGCTCGACCCGGAGGACCTCCCCCTGCTGCGCCGGGGCGATTACGACGCCGCGTTCGTCCTGGCCGACGGGCTGTCGGCCCGCGCCGTCCACGACCACGCGGCGGACCTGCTGCTGGCCACCCTCGACCGGCTGCCGGGCTGGCGGGTCGCCCCGGTCGTGCTGGCCCGCCAAGCCCGGGTGGCGCTCGGCGACGAGATCGCGGCGGCCCTGGGCGCCGCCTCGGTCGTGATGCTGATCGGCGAGCGGCCCGGCCTCAGCGCCGCCGACAGCCTGGGCGCTTACCTGACCTTCGGCCCGCGGCCCGGCCTGCAGAACGCCGACCGCAACTGCATCTCCAACATCCGGCCGGACGGGCTGGCGATCCCGCCCGCGGCCCGCAAGCTCGCCTTCCTGCTGGCCGAGGCGCGCCGGCTCAAGCTGTCCGGGGTCGGGTTGAAGGACGACGTCCCGGCCGAACTGCTGGCCCCTCCCGATCCCTGA
- a CDS encoding alpha/beta fold hydrolase, which yields MGVTLTGFEAGEGAPLVVLHGLFGSARNWNTVAKRLGAGHRVHALDMRNHGGSPWSDDMSYADMADDVGGYIEKIGGEGLGPVSLLGHSMGGKAAMALVLTRPELVDKLIVADIAPVGYGHTLMPYVEAMRAVDLSGVTRRGEVDAQLASSIPEAPIRSFLLQNLVAENGTFSWRINLKALGDRMDELTAFPTGDFAGRSFDKPTLFLHGERSDYVRPSHHEEIRRLFPNARIEGIADAGHWLHAEQPDRFVDSVLAFLDD from the coding sequence ATGGGAGTGACGCTGACAGGCTTCGAGGCCGGGGAGGGGGCGCCGCTGGTGGTGCTGCACGGGCTGTTCGGCTCGGCCCGGAACTGGAACACGGTGGCGAAGCGGCTGGGCGCCGGGCATCGGGTCCATGCGCTCGACATGCGCAACCATGGCGGCTCGCCCTGGTCGGACGACATGAGCTACGCCGACATGGCCGACGACGTGGGCGGCTATATCGAGAAGATCGGGGGCGAGGGGCTCGGGCCGGTTTCGCTGCTCGGCCACAGCATGGGCGGCAAGGCCGCCATGGCGCTGGTGCTGACCCGGCCCGAGCTGGTGGACAAGCTGATCGTCGCCGACATCGCGCCGGTCGGCTACGGCCACACGCTGATGCCCTATGTGGAGGCGATGCGGGCGGTCGACCTGTCCGGCGTCACCCGGCGGGGAGAGGTCGATGCGCAATTGGCGTCGTCCATCCCGGAGGCGCCGATCCGAAGCTTCCTGTTGCAGAACCTCGTGGCCGAGAACGGCACGTTCTCCTGGCGGATCAACCTGAAGGCGCTGGGCGACCGGATGGACGAGCTGACCGCTTTCCCGACCGGGGATTTCGCCGGGCGCAGCTTCGACAAGCCGACGCTGTTCCTGCACGGGGAACGCTCGGACTATGTCCGGCCGTCCCACCATGAGGAGATCCGGCGGCTGTTCCCGAACGCCCGGATCGAAGGGATCGCCGATGCGGGGCACTGGCTGCACGCGGAGCAGCCCGACCGCTTCGTCGACAGTGTCCTGGCCTTTCTGGACGATTGA